The proteins below come from a single Sphingomicrobium sediminis genomic window:
- the apaG gene encoding Co2+/Mg2+ efflux protein ApaG: MTDLPTSGVLEALFPYSATTGETTVRVSVGYMPEQSSPQDSRWFWAYHVRIENHGEAPIQLISRHWVIKDADEVIHEVRGDGVIGEMPVIGPGASHDYVSGCPLDTATGTMQGSYQMIDSEGKGFEVAIPLFELEGPRS, translated from the coding sequence ATGACCGACCTTCCCACCAGCGGCGTGCTCGAAGCTCTATTTCCTTATTCGGCAACGACCGGCGAGACGACTGTGCGCGTCTCGGTCGGCTATATGCCCGAGCAATCCTCCCCGCAGGACAGTCGTTGGTTCTGGGCCTATCATGTGCGCATCGAAAATCATGGCGAAGCGCCGATCCAGCTGATCAGCCGCCATTGGGTGATCAAGGATGCCGACGAGGTGATCCACGAAGTGCGCGGCGACGGCGTGATCGGCGAGATGCCGGTGATCGGGCCTGGCGCGAGCCACGATTACGTCTCGGGCTGCCCGCTCGATACCGCGACCGGCACGATGCAGGGCAGCTACCAGATGATCGACAGCGAGGGGAAAGGCTTCGAAGTCGCCATTCCCCTGTTCGAACTGGAAGGGCCGCGTTCTTAG
- a CDS encoding tetratricopeptide repeat-containing sulfotransferase family protein: MSSAQEQIRAALQNGQFDDAYSLCEKVLAQEAASEEALYLAAVSARYAGKIAAARKHQRALLEQQPEFGRAFQEVGHLERDEGNRQAALTAYRRAVAANPMLEASWRAIASMAEAAEAKAAAARSAHLKTLSPHVLAAGNHLHEGRPLRAESLLRAYLQQHPRDVEAMRLLAQVGMQLGILDDAEFLLESAVAFAPENASLRLDYADVLRRRQKFEAARDQAQWLHDKYPENPAFQSHLAIESLQTGDYERALSLFDQVLEKLPEDAATLTSKGHALKTLGRREEAEASYHAAIAAAPGHGDAFHALANLKTYRFQDSEIDAMEVLLDDEATVYKDRVYMHFAIGKAYEDGGEYERSFAHYERGNRLKQIQSRYDKEQMTAELRRQADFFTPDLFARKGDRGCSAPDPIFVLGLPRAGSTLIEQILASHSMIDGTLELPDIPALAHRLRGRKAGQDQYPDILGEMDGEELRKLGEEYLENTRVHRGDAPFFIDKMPNNFRHIGLIRLILPNAKIIDARRAPLDCCWSNFKQLFAEGQEFTYGLEEIGTYYRDYVDLMEHWDEVQPGAVLRVQHEDVLDDLEGQVRRMLDHLGLPFEQACVDFHRTDRAVRTASSEQVRQPINRAGVGAWRPYDEWLGPLREALGSSLSG; encoded by the coding sequence ATGAGCTCGGCCCAAGAACAGATCCGCGCGGCGCTGCAAAACGGCCAATTCGACGACGCCTATTCGCTCTGCGAAAAGGTGCTCGCACAAGAGGCAGCTAGCGAAGAGGCGCTGTATCTGGCAGCCGTCTCTGCGCGTTATGCCGGCAAGATTGCTGCAGCTCGCAAACACCAGCGGGCCTTGCTCGAGCAGCAACCCGAATTCGGGCGTGCTTTCCAGGAAGTCGGCCATCTCGAACGTGACGAGGGGAACAGGCAAGCGGCATTGACCGCCTATCGCCGTGCCGTGGCTGCCAATCCGATGCTGGAGGCAAGCTGGCGCGCCATTGCCTCGATGGCCGAGGCCGCCGAAGCGAAAGCTGCGGCGGCACGGTCGGCGCATCTCAAGACCTTGTCACCTCACGTCCTGGCGGCGGGAAACCATTTGCATGAAGGGCGCCCGTTGCGCGCGGAAAGCCTGCTTCGGGCCTACCTCCAGCAACACCCTAGGGACGTGGAGGCGATGCGGCTGCTTGCACAGGTCGGCATGCAATTGGGCATTCTCGACGATGCCGAATTCCTGCTCGAAAGCGCTGTCGCCTTCGCGCCGGAGAATGCGTCGCTTCGGCTCGATTATGCCGACGTTCTGCGTCGCCGCCAGAAGTTCGAGGCGGCGCGAGATCAAGCTCAATGGCTTCACGACAAATATCCCGAGAACCCTGCCTTCCAGTCGCACCTGGCGATCGAATCCCTGCAAACAGGCGACTATGAAAGGGCGCTCTCCTTGTTCGATCAAGTGCTGGAAAAATTGCCCGAGGATGCGGCAACGCTCACCTCCAAGGGCCATGCGTTAAAGACGCTTGGCCGGCGGGAAGAAGCCGAGGCGTCCTATCATGCCGCCATCGCTGCTGCGCCCGGCCATGGCGACGCCTTTCATGCGCTCGCCAACCTGAAAACCTATCGTTTTCAAGACAGCGAGATCGACGCGATGGAGGTGCTGCTCGACGACGAAGCTACGGTCTACAAGGACCGCGTTTACATGCATTTCGCAATCGGCAAGGCCTATGAAGACGGGGGCGAATATGAGCGAAGCTTCGCGCATTACGAGCGCGGCAACCGGCTCAAGCAAATTCAGTCGCGCTATGACAAGGAGCAGATGACGGCCGAACTGCGTCGACAGGCCGACTTCTTCACACCGGACTTGTTTGCCCGCAAAGGCGATCGAGGTTGCTCGGCGCCCGATCCGATTTTCGTCCTCGGCCTGCCGCGCGCAGGTTCGACCCTGATCGAGCAGATCCTGGCCTCGCACAGCATGATCGACGGAACGCTGGAGTTGCCCGACATTCCAGCGCTCGCCCACCGTCTTCGCGGCCGCAAGGCCGGTCAGGACCAATATCCTGACATTCTGGGCGAAATGGACGGCGAAGAACTACGCAAGCTCGGCGAGGAATACCTCGAGAATACGCGTGTTCATCGCGGCGATGCGCCCTTCTTCATCGACAAGATGCCCAACAATTTTCGCCATATTGGGCTGATCCGCCTCATCCTGCCCAATGCGAAAATCATCGATGCACGACGCGCTCCGCTCGATTGCTGCTGGAGCAACTTCAAGCAGTTGTTCGCGGAAGGGCAGGAATTCACCTACGGATTGGAAGAGATCGGCACCTATTATCGCGACTATGTCGACCTGATGGAGCATTGGGACGAGGTGCAGCCGGGCGCCGTCCTGCGTGTCCAGCACGAGGATGTGCTCGACGATCTGGAGGGGCAGGTTCGCCGCATGTTGGATCATTTGGGCCTGCCGTTCGAGCAAGCCTGCGTCGACTTTCACCGGACCGACCGCGCCGTGCGCACCGCCAGTTCGGAGCAGGTGCGACAACCGATCAATCGGGCCGGGGTCGGGGCATGGCGGCCTTATGACGAATGGCTGGGCCCGCTCCGCGAAGCGTTGGGCTCAAGTCTTTCAGGCTAG
- a CDS encoding BCCT family transporter codes for MTGETDTKADTRDYPVDPPLIDLPIDTHDRGFYDGFSRQVTIPSKIIVSLIIMWAIFFPVSASNTLSAANNTIISTFSGWYVYLVVALGVICLALALTPKAGSLRIGAPGEEPEFSRFSWFSMLFGAGIGIGMLTYSTGEPLAHFVNNPQIIRGEIAAASAEAVRPAYAYTFLHWGFAAWCTYALVGLAIGYVAYRRNLPLTIRSALAPLFGQKMSGGAGHVVDIVAVVATILGVAVTMGLGVEQFVAGLHRVGLGDWLLDAEGSSSTLAIVTALLVLVGLSTASALSGVGRGIKWLSNLNMGLSVGLLVLFLVAGSGLLGLELLGTGLYDYVRRLPELSLVLFDKAEPFGEALVQWQLDWSVFYWAWWIAFAPFVGMFIARISRGRTIREYVFGVVLVPSLMCFVWMTLVGGTAIDLELSGAANGSILEAGISDQLYATLAVMLDPGVASLVAGLIVILLMTYLITSADSAILIVNTINGAGDNDGQRRLHIVFWGAALAFVVGSMLILGGIDAIRITMIIGALPFSVVVALMGVAIVKAVIYDLIRKRHGVPTTAAACENWDGQVEAS; via the coding sequence ATGACAGGCGAGACTGACACGAAGGCCGACACGCGGGATTATCCTGTCGATCCGCCACTGATCGACCTCCCGATCGATACGCATGATCGTGGCTTCTACGATGGCTTCAGCCGGCAGGTCACGATCCCCTCCAAGATCATCGTCTCGCTCATCATCATGTGGGCGATCTTCTTTCCCGTCAGCGCGAGCAACACGCTCAGCGCTGCGAACAACACGATCATCTCCACGTTCAGCGGCTGGTATGTCTATCTGGTCGTCGCATTGGGAGTGATCTGCCTCGCGCTTGCCCTCACGCCCAAAGCAGGCAGCTTGAGGATCGGAGCGCCGGGCGAAGAACCGGAATTCAGCCGCTTCTCCTGGTTCTCGATGCTATTCGGTGCCGGCATCGGCATTGGCATGCTGACCTATTCCACTGGCGAGCCGCTGGCTCATTTCGTCAATAACCCGCAAATCATTCGCGGGGAGATTGCCGCGGCAAGCGCCGAGGCCGTGCGACCCGCTTACGCCTATACGTTCCTGCATTGGGGATTTGCCGCCTGGTGTACCTACGCGCTTGTCGGTCTGGCGATCGGATATGTCGCCTATCGCAGGAACCTGCCTCTGACGATCCGGTCGGCACTCGCCCCCTTGTTCGGTCAGAAGATGTCGGGCGGGGCAGGGCATGTCGTCGACATCGTGGCTGTCGTGGCGACCATTCTCGGGGTCGCAGTGACGATGGGCTTGGGCGTCGAGCAATTCGTTGCCGGGCTTCATCGTGTCGGGCTGGGCGACTGGCTGCTCGATGCCGAAGGATCGTCATCGACGCTTGCGATCGTCACGGCATTGCTCGTCCTGGTAGGATTGTCGACCGCAAGCGCGCTATCAGGCGTGGGGAGGGGGATCAAATGGCTCTCCAACCTGAACATGGGGCTGTCGGTAGGATTGCTGGTCCTGTTCCTCGTCGCGGGCTCCGGCTTGCTAGGTCTCGAGCTGCTGGGAACTGGACTCTACGATTATGTGCGCCGGCTTCCGGAACTCAGCCTGGTGCTGTTCGATAAGGCGGAGCCGTTCGGTGAAGCCCTGGTCCAGTGGCAGCTCGACTGGTCCGTATTCTACTGGGCCTGGTGGATTGCGTTCGCCCCCTTCGTCGGCATGTTCATTGCGCGGATCTCGCGAGGCCGGACGATCCGCGAATATGTGTTCGGCGTCGTGCTCGTTCCCTCGCTGATGTGCTTCGTATGGATGACGCTGGTCGGCGGCACCGCCATCGATCTTGAGCTGTCGGGAGCGGCCAATGGCTCCATCCTCGAAGCCGGCATTTCGGACCAGCTTTACGCGACGCTCGCGGTGATGCTCGATCCTGGTGTCGCCTCCTTGGTCGCCGGTCTGATCGTCATCCTGCTGATGACCTACCTCATCACCTCTGCGGACAGCGCCATCCTGATCGTCAACACGATCAATGGCGCGGGCGACAATGACGGGCAGCGCCGTTTGCACATCGTCTTCTGGGGCGCCGCTTTGGCTTTTGTCGTGGGCTCGATGCTGATCCTTGGCGGGATCGACGCCATCCGCATCACGATGATCATCGGCGCATTGCCCTTTTCGGTGGTTGTCGCGCTGATGGGCGTGGCGATCGTGAAAGCGGTGATCTACGACCTCATCCGCAAACGGCACGGCGTGCCGACGACGGCGGCTGCATGCGAGAATTGGGACGGCCAAGTCGAGGCAAGCTAA
- a CDS encoding TonB-dependent receptor, whose amino-acid sequence MTLKIACGASVSALALAVSTPALAQDASAEQPAQEEAREGGLQPIVITATKRSEDLQDVPLAVQAISTEELDELRVDNFEDYLEQLPNVNAGGGGPGQSTIYIRGLASTTPNLTTAGVAGLAPNVALYLDDQPLSQPGRNLDIYAADLQRIEVLGGPQGTLFGASSQAGVVRLITNSPEIGFLGGYVSGGASMTKSGEPSYKIEGVLNVPVTSSIAIRAVGYYDDQGGYIDNVFGTRDLQASARFREVGTVRDNGVPVGVNRAGFDAGLDLEAAGVTVLETENSALVEEDFNDLTYVGGRISALWEINNDWSLQVSHARQQIDSDGVFLADPTLDEDLAIQRFEDEAIKDRFDNTSYTVEGRLADLELVYTGAFTDRVTEQQVDYTDYLFVGQFLPYYLCDTAVVYEAYVDNVPADPTCYEPNGVVDSRTDTEVLTQELRFNTPADKRFRLTAGAFYSDLELRELANFNYDSRQMVRGSDGVTRGYLPNFPLTNAAATEGQVGNESQGYFSDPGPFAPETYFRNDVRRTDEQFGIFGEATFDIVPDTLSLMVGARYYDIEVDFEGSANAGGGNFNSSTFGPNAGLPPEERQDAQIFGTNLSAQFAPDNTVGAPDKAEASGVIFKSTLTWTPSDGVLLYGTYSEGFRPGLLNRPGGADGPNGFVVPFELATDEVVNYEIGWKTELFDRQLRFNGSAFYVDITELQTTIFDPVISNLFFSDNAANAEIMGLEADFLYAPYDLEGLTIAGAVSFLDSEITEVLTPTNDVVEGEPLAFAPKFQGNARVRYEFPINVDYDGFVQTQVTHSASKFTDIIEINKLKLDAWTTVGASAGVRGDRWSAEVFADNIFDERAQVSGNFVFDRARITYARPTTVGARLRLDF is encoded by the coding sequence ATGACCCTCAAAATCGCATGCGGTGCCTCCGTCAGCGCACTTGCGCTGGCTGTTTCTACGCCCGCGCTCGCGCAGGATGCATCTGCCGAGCAGCCCGCTCAGGAAGAAGCGCGCGAAGGTGGTTTGCAGCCGATCGTCATCACCGCGACCAAGCGTTCCGAAGACCTGCAGGACGTGCCTCTGGCCGTGCAGGCGATCAGCACCGAGGAATTGGACGAACTGCGGGTCGACAATTTCGAGGATTATCTCGAGCAATTGCCAAACGTGAATGCTGGCGGCGGTGGACCGGGCCAGAGCACGATCTACATTCGCGGCCTTGCTTCGACCACGCCCAACCTGACGACGGCGGGCGTGGCCGGCTTGGCGCCAAACGTTGCGCTCTATCTCGACGATCAGCCGCTGTCGCAGCCGGGTCGCAACCTAGATATCTATGCTGCCGATCTTCAGCGCATCGAAGTATTAGGCGGGCCTCAGGGCACGCTGTTCGGTGCATCTAGCCAGGCGGGCGTCGTTCGTCTCATCACCAACAGTCCGGAAATCGGGTTTCTCGGCGGTTACGTGTCGGGCGGCGCCTCGATGACCAAGTCGGGCGAGCCGAGCTACAAGATCGAAGGCGTGCTTAACGTCCCCGTGACGAGCAGTATCGCGATCCGTGCGGTCGGCTATTATGACGATCAGGGCGGTTATATCGACAACGTTTTCGGAACGCGTGACTTGCAAGCGAGCGCGCGCTTCCGTGAAGTGGGAACTGTTCGCGATAACGGCGTGCCGGTTGGCGTCAATCGTGCGGGCTTCGATGCAGGGCTCGATCTCGAGGCCGCGGGGGTCACCGTTCTCGAGACCGAGAATAGCGCTTTGGTCGAAGAAGACTTTAACGATTTGACCTATGTCGGTGGCCGCATCAGCGCGCTTTGGGAAATCAACAATGACTGGTCGTTACAGGTCAGCCATGCGCGCCAGCAGATCGATAGCGATGGCGTCTTCCTTGCCGACCCGACTCTCGATGAGGATCTGGCTATCCAGCGCTTTGAAGACGAGGCGATCAAGGATCGCTTCGACAATACGAGCTACACGGTGGAAGGCCGTCTGGCCGACCTTGAATTGGTCTATACCGGCGCCTTCACCGATCGCGTGACCGAGCAGCAGGTCGACTACACCGACTATCTCTTCGTCGGCCAGTTCCTGCCTTATTATCTCTGCGATACGGCCGTCGTTTACGAAGCCTATGTGGACAATGTGCCCGCAGATCCGACCTGCTACGAGCCTAATGGTGTCGTGGATAGCCGCACGGATACCGAGGTGCTGACGCAGGAATTGCGCTTCAACACGCCGGCCGACAAGCGTTTCCGGTTGACGGCAGGCGCTTTCTATTCCGACCTCGAACTGCGCGAACTCGCCAACTTCAACTATGACTCGCGCCAGATGGTGCGCGGTTCGGATGGCGTGACGCGGGGCTATCTGCCGAACTTCCCGTTGACCAATGCAGCGGCGACCGAGGGTCAGGTCGGTAATGAATCGCAGGGCTACTTCAGCGATCCGGGGCCTTTTGCGCCCGAAACCTATTTCCGCAACGATGTCCGTCGCACCGACGAGCAGTTCGGCATTTTTGGTGAAGCGACATTCGATATCGTGCCCGACACGCTCTCGCTCATGGTCGGTGCCCGCTATTATGACATCGAGGTCGATTTCGAGGGTAGCGCCAATGCGGGCGGGGGCAACTTCAACTCTTCCACATTCGGCCCCAACGCAGGTCTGCCGCCCGAAGAGCGTCAGGACGCCCAGATCTTCGGTACGAACCTTTCGGCGCAGTTCGCCCCCGACAATACTGTCGGGGCGCCTGACAAGGCGGAAGCGAGCGGCGTCATCTTCAAGTCGACGTTGACCTGGACACCCAGCGACGGGGTTTTGCTCTACGGCACCTATTCGGAAGGCTTCCGTCCTGGCCTGCTCAACCGCCCCGGCGGCGCAGATGGGCCTAACGGATTCGTCGTGCCATTCGAACTCGCCACCGATGAAGTGGTCAATTACGAAATTGGTTGGAAGACGGAATTGTTCGACCGGCAGCTCCGTTTCAATGGTAGCGCCTTCTATGTCGACATCACCGAATTGCAGACGACGATCTTCGATCCGGTGATCAGCAATCTTTTCTTCTCGGACAATGCCGCGAACGCGGAGATCATGGGTCTCGAGGCAGATTTCCTCTACGCGCCTTATGACCTCGAAGGGCTGACGATCGCAGGTGCAGTCTCGTTCCTCGACAGCGAGATTACCGAAGTGCTGACTCCGACCAATGACGTGGTCGAGGGCGAGCCACTCGCCTTTGCACCGAAATTTCAGGGCAATGCGCGCGTCCGCTACGAATTCCCGATCAATGTGGACTATGATGGGTTCGTGCAGACGCAGGTCACGCATTCGGCCTCGAAGTTCACGGACATTATCGAAATCAACAAGCTGAAGCTCGACGCATGGACTACGGTGGGTGCATCGGCTGGTGTGCGCGGGGATCGCTGGTCAGCGGAAGTTTTCGCTGACAATATTTTCGATGAACGTGCGCAAGTTTCGGGTAACTTCGTGTTTGATCGGGCGCGTATCACTTATGCTCGTCCGACGACCGTTGGCGCGCGACTTCGCTTGGATTTCTAA
- the uvrC gene encoding excinuclease ABC subunit UvrC gives MSKAERPDTPDAKERFNEEAATYTVKGADKPDIEAGIAAIRNVVKTLPARPGVYRMLDARGDVLYVGKARALKNRVTNYTQVARLTKRLQRMVAQTRSMTIVTTQTEAEALLLEAQLIKRFRPPYNVLLRDDKSFPFILLREDHDFAQVRLHRGARKTKGQYYGPFASAGSVRNTLNALQKLFLLRSCSDGFFRGRDRPCLLYQIKRCSAPCVGRISTEDYGELVEDAKSFLSGKSTRVQAKLGEQMAAAAEKQDYELAAVYRDRLRALTYIQGSQTIHAEGLGDADVFALASKGATICIQAFFIRGGQNWGHRAFFPKGVEGLTDEEVLSQFLMQFYDDVPPPKAVLVDRAMEEADLMAEALTERAERKVEILRPQRGPRKKLIDQAARNAVEALERRMAESTTQAKLLREMAETFELPDPPERIEVYDNSHIMGTNAVGAMIVAGPEGFRKNNYRKFNIKSNITPGDDFGMMREVLTRRFARLAKEDPDREKGDWPDLILIDGGKGQMSAALEIMEEAGVEDVPIVGVAKGPDRNAGREVFHLADGRELTFPTNAPLLFYLQRLRDEAHRFAIGSHRQKRAKSFTGSTLDEVPGVGPTRKRALLMHFGTAKAVKSAALDDLERAPGISKAVAQKVYDYFHPRG, from the coding sequence GTGAGCAAGGCCGAACGACCCGATACGCCAGACGCGAAGGAGCGCTTCAACGAGGAAGCGGCGACCTATACCGTCAAGGGTGCTGACAAGCCCGATATCGAGGCAGGCATCGCCGCGATCCGCAATGTCGTGAAGACATTGCCGGCGCGGCCGGGCGTCTACCGCATGCTCGATGCGCGCGGCGACGTACTATACGTGGGCAAGGCGCGGGCGCTCAAGAACCGCGTCACCAATTACACGCAGGTCGCGCGGCTGACGAAGCGGTTGCAGCGCATGGTCGCGCAGACCCGCTCGATGACGATCGTGACGACGCAGACCGAGGCCGAGGCGCTGCTACTCGAGGCGCAGCTAATCAAGCGCTTCCGCCCGCCCTACAATGTGCTGCTGCGTGACGACAAAAGCTTCCCCTTCATCCTGCTGCGCGAGGATCATGATTTTGCGCAGGTCCGGCTGCATCGCGGTGCGCGCAAGACGAAGGGGCAATATTACGGGCCGTTCGCCAGTGCGGGTTCGGTGCGCAATACACTGAATGCATTGCAGAAGCTGTTCCTGCTGCGGAGTTGTTCGGATGGTTTCTTCCGCGGGCGCGACCGACCGTGCCTGCTCTACCAGATCAAGCGCTGTTCGGCGCCCTGCGTGGGGCGGATCAGTACCGAGGATTATGGCGAGCTGGTCGAGGATGCGAAAAGCTTCCTGTCGGGCAAGTCAACGCGGGTGCAAGCCAAGCTGGGCGAGCAGATGGCGGCGGCTGCAGAGAAGCAGGATTACGAGCTGGCGGCGGTCTATCGCGACCGGCTACGCGCACTCACCTATATTCAGGGATCGCAGACTATCCATGCCGAAGGGCTTGGCGATGCCGACGTGTTTGCACTGGCGAGCAAGGGCGCGACCATCTGTATCCAGGCCTTCTTCATTCGTGGCGGGCAGAATTGGGGTCATCGTGCCTTCTTCCCCAAGGGGGTCGAGGGGCTGACCGACGAGGAAGTGCTGAGCCAGTTCCTCATGCAATTCTATGACGACGTGCCGCCGCCCAAGGCGGTGCTGGTCGACCGTGCCATGGAAGAAGCCGACTTGATGGCCGAGGCGCTGACCGAGCGTGCGGAGCGCAAGGTTGAGATCCTCCGTCCGCAGCGGGGCCCGCGCAAGAAGCTGATCGACCAGGCCGCGCGCAATGCGGTCGAGGCGCTCGAGCGGCGCATGGCCGAGTCGACGACGCAGGCCAAGCTGCTGCGCGAGATGGCGGAGACGTTCGAATTGCCCGACCCGCCCGAGCGGATCGAGGTCTATGATAACAGCCATATCATGGGGACCAATGCGGTCGGCGCGATGATCGTCGCGGGGCCGGAGGGCTTCCGGAAGAACAATTATCGCAAGTTCAACATCAAATCGAATATCACGCCGGGCGACGATTTCGGGATGATGCGCGAGGTGCTGACGCGGCGCTTTGCGCGGCTGGCCAAGGAGGATCCCGATCGCGAGAAAGGCGACTGGCCCGATCTCATCCTGATCGACGGCGGCAAGGGGCAGATGTCCGCGGCGCTGGAGATCATGGAGGAAGCGGGCGTCGAAGATGTGCCCATTGTTGGCGTGGCCAAAGGCCCTGACCGCAATGCGGGGCGCGAGGTCTTCCACCTCGCCGACGGGCGCGAGCTGACCTTTCCGACCAACGCGCCCTTGCTCTTCTATCTCCAGCGGCTGCGCGACGAAGCACATCGCTTCGCCATCGGCTCGCATCGCCAGAAACGCGCGAAGAGCTTCACCGGATCGACGCTCGACGAGGTCCCGGGCGTGGGGCCGACGCGCAAGCGGGCGCTCCTCATGCATTTCGGTACCGCCAAGGCAGTGAAGTCCGCTGCCCTCGACGACCTCGAACGCGCGCCCGGCATCAGCAAGGCCGTCGCGCAGAAGGTCTATGACTATTTCCACCCGCGTGGCTGA
- a CDS encoding tetratricopeptide repeat protein: MKKLLLGVSGALLLAAAPAAAFAQDRVGDEYMVWAHEGNEAAKADFLKGLALLHSFEYDRAAEAFRDAQAADPDWVMAYWGEAMTHNHPVWFQQDRDAAIAILERLDTSREGRLAKTRSQREAMWLDAIETLYGEGEKEARDFAYLDKMRAIHEADPDDIDARAFYALALIGTTHNGRDIPTYMQAAGVLEPGFMDHPMHPGVLHYLIHSYDDPVHAPLGLRAAERYAEVAPDAGHAQHMVSHIFTALGMWEAAEDANVNADVVVDRQRLAAGREQSDCGHYNQWLSYARLQQGKDVSDLVDGCRAQVIGAVAEAEGAEEPTTFDPGMAGWSRMAVRRGVDTGVWPEPMGLEDGTFMITRFNLAYGDVLASRNDPEAARDAVARMQKVSGEYESMMAERGMPAGEGDSWIKRQHAQAEAIVALAEGRTEKGLAMLEAAAAAEAAMPVEFGPPAIPKPSYELLGDELRAAGRHEEARAAYEKAQAFAPGRRLTLAGLAALDE; encoded by the coding sequence ATGAAGAAGCTCTTGCTTGGAGTGTCGGGTGCGTTGCTGCTCGCTGCTGCGCCGGCTGCTGCGTTCGCGCAGGACCGCGTGGGCGATGAATATATGGTCTGGGCGCATGAGGGGAATGAGGCGGCAAAGGCCGATTTCCTCAAGGGCCTCGCACTGCTGCACAGCTTCGAATATGACCGCGCCGCCGAGGCGTTTCGCGACGCCCAGGCGGCCGATCCCGACTGGGTGATGGCCTATTGGGGCGAGGCGATGACCCACAACCATCCGGTCTGGTTTCAGCAGGATCGTGATGCTGCCATCGCCATTCTCGAACGACTGGATACGAGCCGCGAAGGCCGCCTCGCCAAGACGCGGAGCCAGCGCGAGGCGATGTGGCTCGATGCGATCGAGACGCTCTATGGCGAGGGCGAGAAGGAAGCGCGCGACTTTGCCTATCTCGACAAGATGCGTGCGATCCATGAGGCTGATCCCGACGATATCGACGCGCGGGCCTTCTATGCGCTCGCCCTAATCGGCACGACGCATAATGGCCGCGATATCCCGACCTATATGCAGGCGGCTGGTGTGCTGGAGCCCGGTTTCATGGATCATCCCATGCACCCCGGCGTGTTGCACTACCTGATCCACAGCTATGACGATCCGGTCCATGCGCCACTCGGGCTGCGCGCAGCCGAGCGCTATGCCGAGGTCGCGCCCGACGCGGGCCATGCACAGCATATGGTCAGCCATATCTTCACCGCGCTTGGCATGTGGGAAGCCGCCGAAGACGCCAACGTCAATGCCGATGTGGTGGTCGACCGCCAGCGATTGGCGGCCGGGCGCGAGCAGAGCGATTGCGGGCATTACAACCAGTGGCTGTCCTATGCGCGCCTGCAGCAGGGCAAGGATGTAAGCGACCTTGTCGACGGATGTCGGGCCCAGGTGATTGGTGCGGTTGCCGAAGCGGAGGGGGCAGAAGAGCCCACGACCTTCGATCCCGGCATGGCGGGCTGGTCGCGCATGGCGGTCCGTCGCGGGGTCGATACGGGTGTCTGGCCCGAGCCCATGGGGCTCGAGGACGGCACCTTCATGATCACGCGCTTCAACCTTGCCTATGGCGATGTCCTTGCCTCGCGCAACGACCCCGAGGCGGCGCGCGACGCGGTGGCGCGCATGCAGAAGGTGTCCGGCGAGTATGAAAGCATGATGGCCGAACGCGGCATGCCGGCCGGTGAAGGCGATAGCTGGATCAAGCGGCAGCACGCGCAGGCCGAAGCCATCGTCGCCTTGGCAGAAGGCCGCACCGAAAAGGGCCTCGCCATGCTGGAAGCCGCTGCAGCAGCCGAGGCGGCCATGCCGGTCGAATTCGGACCGCCGGCCATTCCCAAGCCCAGCTACGAATTGCTCGGCGACGAGCTGCGGGCGGCTGGGCGGCACGAAGAGGCGCGTGCGGCCTATGAGAAAGCGCAGGCTTTCGCACCGGGGCGCAGGCTGACCCTCGCGGGGCTGGCCGCGCTGGACGAGTAA
- the recO gene encoding DNA repair protein RecO: MRQTLDGILVGVRAHGERGAVMRMATGEEGLVAAYVRGAHGRRLGPVLVPGNTVRADLTSRNPSELPQASVELVASRGPLLGEPLPAAAIEWVCALTATALPERQPYPSVHGALTALLDAIEHAGAARDWAAALARYELLLLAELGYGLDLTQCAVTGDNDHLVAVSPRSGRAVSAAAAEPYKGKLLALPAFLVEGGQGDWPAVLDALDLSGHFLERDLMTDRAAKALDARERLIHRLRRAAGLA; encoded by the coding sequence ATGAGGCAGACGCTCGACGGCATCCTCGTTGGCGTCCGTGCCCATGGCGAGCGCGGCGCCGTCATGCGCATGGCGACGGGAGAAGAGGGGCTGGTTGCGGCCTATGTGCGCGGCGCACACGGACGGCGGCTGGGGCCGGTGCTGGTGCCTGGCAATACCGTCCGCGCCGATTTGACGAGCCGCAATCCCAGCGAACTGCCGCAGGCGAGCGTCGAACTCGTGGCCTCGCGCGGGCCGCTGCTCGGCGAGCCGCTTCCCGCCGCCGCCATCGAATGGGTCTGCGCGCTGACTGCGACAGCCTTGCCGGAGCGACAGCCTTATCCTTCGGTCCACGGGGCGCTCACCGCCTTGCTCGATGCGATCGAGCATGCGGGGGCGGCACGTGACTGGGCGGCGGCGCTGGCACGCTATGAGCTGCTATTGCTCGCAGAGCTCGGTTACGGGCTCGATCTTACGCAATGTGCGGTGACGGGGGACAATGACCATCTGGTGGCCGTCAGTCCGCGTTCGGGCCGTGCCGTCAGCGCAGCGGCGGCGGAGCCCTACAAGGGCAAGTTGCTCGCGCTGCCGGCATTTCTCGTCGAGGGCGGGCAGGGGGACTGGCCCGCCGTGCTCGATGCGCTCGACCTGTCGGGCCATTTCCTGGAGCGTGACCTGATGACCGACCGTGCGGCAAAGGCGCTCGATGCGCGTGAACGGCTCATCCATCGCTTGCGCCGTGCCGCCGGTCTGGCCTAG